TTTTAAGAATTGTAAGGAAGCACGTGCAAAAGGATACAAAAATATAAAAAAAGGCGAGCCAGGATATGCAAAACATTTAGACAGGGATAAAGATGGTATAGCTTGTGAAAGTAAATAAATTAAATGTAGAGTTGTTTCTTGATAGAGATAACTCTTTTTTTGAAATTAACAGATGGTAGGAGTGAAATAGATAAACTATGAAAGACAAAAAATTGAAAGGAATATTTTTTTTAATATATTTTTGTAACAAATGTTTGACATCTATACATAAATATAAAAAAGAAATTAAATATTAAATTGACAAATTGAAAAAATTATGTTATTATACTTGAGGATTGTTAAATTAGTTATATAATGGGACTGTAGCTCAACTGGTCAGAGCAACCGACTCTTAATCGGTAGGTTGTGGGTTCGATCCCCACCAGTCCCACCATCATCTTCTATAAAATAAAATATTAATGTGTGATAAGAGTTTTAGGCTCTTATTTTTTTTGCTATAAATTTAGTATTAATTATCATATTTTCTAAAATTTTTTTTAAGTGATTTTATGAAAAATTCTTTAGATTTTTTGTAATACACTATACAATCTATATTATTTTAAAATTTTAAAAGACTTTAAAATAAAAAATATGGTATAATTTATTGAATAAAATATATTTGAATATAAGATTGAATAAATATAGAAAATGTTTAGTAGTGAAAAATAAAAAATTAAAGAGGAGCAATGTTTTTTATGAGAAAGAATATTTTTAAGATATTAGTAATGTTAATTTTATTAGGAAATATTGGGTTTGGAGAATATATTAAAAAGAATGGAAGAGTTTATTATAGGCAAGATGAGTTTTACTCTGATTTAGAAGAAGTGAAAAAAAGTTTTAGAGAAATAGAAAAGGAAGAAAATTTTTATAGAATACTAGATATTCAGTATTTTCCAGCAGATATGGATACTTTTCAAGATATAAACGGAGAATACGGAAAGGACAAGGATAGGATTTTTTTTGAGAAAAATGAAATACATGAAGCCGATTTAGCAAGTTTTGTGGTTGTCAAAGGAAATATATCGAAGGATAAAAATTTTGTTTACAATATGGGAGATAGAATTTATCTGAAAGATGAAAATGAGATTGATATTGAAAACGAAAATATGAGAAAAAGAATAGATCCTGCTACTTTAAAAGTATTTAATTCACCTGACAAAAATAGTGTTCGCTATATTGGAGATAAAAATGGAATTTATTATGTATTGAATGATGCTCAAAAAATAAAAGGAGCTGACTTTAAAACGTTTGAAGAACTAGGATATTCTTATGCAAAGGATAAAAATAACATCTATTTTGAAAACAGGAAAATTAAGGGAGCGGATATTTCAAGTTTTGAAGTTCTGGAAACTGGGTATGCAAAAGATAAAAATAGTTTCTATTCAGAAGGGAAAAAAGTAAAGGGTATAAGTAAAAACTTATTTAAAGCACCTAGCGAAAATTCAGTTCAAAAAGATAAAACGATTATAGGACTTTTGGAAGTTGATGACAATAATGTTTATAATATTGATGAGCCTTTAAATATAAGTCCGAAAAATTTTTCCTTAATTGGTGAGAGAAATGATTATGTAAAAAATGATAAAGGAGTATATTTTATAGATATTTACAACGTATCTAAGCCGACTGTAGTAGAAAAATTACCAGTAAATCCGAATAAGTTTAGAGTTATAAAGAAAAATTACCTAAAAGATGACAAAATTGTTTATTATAATAATAATCATGGCAATCTAAAAGTCGAAGGAGCAGATGCGGCAAGTTTTCAGGAATTGACAGAAAATTATGGAAAAGATAAAAATTATATTTATTTTGGCGAACAGAAAATTGAAAATTCAGATTCAAGTAGTGTAAAAGCAATAACTGAT
The nucleotide sequence above comes from Leptotrichia hongkongensis. Encoded proteins:
- a CDS encoding excalibur calcium-binding domain-containing protein yields the protein MKKIFVILTLVFVSANTFSETLNFKNCKEARAKGYKNIKKGEPGYAKHLDRDKDGIACESK
- a CDS encoding DKNYY domain-containing protein — translated: MRKNIFKILVMLILLGNIGFGEYIKKNGRVYYRQDEFYSDLEEVKKSFREIEKEENFYRILDIQYFPADMDTFQDINGEYGKDKDRIFFEKNEIHEADLASFVVVKGNISKDKNFVYNMGDRIYLKDENEIDIENENMRKRIDPATLKVFNSPDKNSVRYIGDKNGIYYVLNDAQKIKGADFKTFEELGYSYAKDKNNIYFENRKIKGADISSFEVLETGYAKDKNSFYSEGKKVKGISKNLFKAPSENSVQKDKTIIGLLEVDDNNVYNIDEPLNISPKNFSLIGERNDYVKNDKGVYFIDIYNVSKPTVVEKLPVNPNKFRVIKKNYLKDDKIVYYNNNHGNLKVEGADAASFQELTENYGKDKNYIYFGEQKIENSDSSSVKAITDVILKDKKNVYYIGQKLEGINDAGTFEAISDVKGLNGFYAKDKYNIYFISAFDFSEKVRKLEGLDVNKIKVLNEYYVKDSKEVYCLGERIDYADAGSFKVNNEYSSQGEDKNRKYEYCRIVK